From the genome of Odocoileus virginianus isolate 20LAN1187 ecotype Illinois chromosome 16, Ovbor_1.2, whole genome shotgun sequence, one region includes:
- the DLK1 gene encoding protein delta homolog 1 isoform X2, whose protein sequence is MTATAALLPVLLLLLAFGRSAHGAECFPACHPENGFCDDDSVCRCQPGWQGPLCDQCVTFPGCMNGLCVEPWQCICKDGWDGHLCDLDIRACTSTPCANNGTCLNLEDGQYECSCAPGFSGKDCQKVDGPCVVNGSPCQHGGSCVDDEGQAPHAACLCPPGFSGNFCEVMTNSCSPNPCENQGICTDIGGDFRCRCPAGFMDKTCSRPVNTCTSEPCLNGGTCLQHSQAICFTILGVLTSLVILGTLGIVFLNKCEAWVSTLRYNHMLRKKKNLLLHCNSGEELAVNIVFPEKIDMTTFTKEAGEEEI, encoded by the exons ATGACCGCGACCGCAGCCCTCCTGCCCGTCCTCTTGCTCCTGCTGGCTTTCGGCCGCAGTGCCCATG GAGCTGAATGCTTCCCGGCCTGCCACCCCGAAAATGGATTCTGCGATGATGACAGTGTGTGCAG GTGCCAGCCTGGCTGGCAGGGTCCCCTGTGTGACCAGTGCGTGACCTTTCCTGGCTGTATGAACGGCCTCTGCGTGGAGCCCTGGCAGTGCATCTGCAAGGACGGCTGGGATGGACACCTCTGCGACCTAG ACATCCGGGCTTGCACCTCGACCCCCTGCGCCAACAACGGCACCTGTCTGAACCTCGAAGACGGCCAGTACGAATGCTCCTGCGCCCCCGGCTTCTCGGGAAAGGATTGTCAGAAAGTGGATGGGCCCTGCGTGGTGAATGG CTCGCCCTGCCAGCACGGAGGCAGCTGCGTGGACGATGAGGGCCAGGCCCCCCACGCCGCCTGCCTGTGCCCCCCGGGCTTCTCGGGCAACTTCTGCGAGGTCATGACCAACAGCTGCAGCCCCAACCCGTGCGAGAACCAGGGCATCTGCACTGACATCGGGGGCGACTTCCGCTGCCGCTGCCCCGCCGGCTTCATGGACAAGACCTGCAGCCGCCCGGTCAACACCTGCACCAGCGAGCCGTGCCTCAACGGCGGCACCTGCCTGCAGCACTCACAG GCCATCTGCTTCACCATCCTGGGCGTGCTCACCAGCCTGGTGATCCTGGGCACCTTGGGCATCGTCTTCCTCAACAAGTGCGAGGCCTGGGTGTCCACCCTGCGCTACAACCACATGCTGCGCAAGAAGAAGAACCTGCTATTGCACTGCAACAGCGGGGAGGAGCTGGCCGTCAACATCGTCTTCCCGGAGAAGATCGACATGACCACCTTCACCAAGGAGGCGGGCGAGGAGGAGATCTGA
- the DLK1 gene encoding protein delta homolog 1 isoform X1: protein MTATAALLPVLLLLLAFGRSAHGAECFPACHPENGFCDDDSVCRCQPGWQGPLCDQCVTFPGCMNGLCVEPWQCICKDGWDGHLCDLDIRACTSTPCANNGTCLNLEDGQYECSCAPGFSGKDCQKVDGPCVVNGSPCQHGGSCVDDEGQAPHAACLCPPGFSGNFCEVMTNSCSPNPCENQGICTDIGGDFRCRCPAGFMDKTCSRPVNTCTSEPCLNGGTCLQHSQVRFECLCTPAFAGPRCGRKRAAGPPQVTRLPSGYGLTYRLTPGVHELPVQQPEHRVLKVSMKELNKSTPLLSEGQAICFTILGVLTSLVILGTLGIVFLNKCEAWVSTLRYNHMLRKKKNLLLHCNSGEELAVNIVFPEKIDMTTFTKEAGEEEI, encoded by the exons ATGACCGCGACCGCAGCCCTCCTGCCCGTCCTCTTGCTCCTGCTGGCTTTCGGCCGCAGTGCCCATG GAGCTGAATGCTTCCCGGCCTGCCACCCCGAAAATGGATTCTGCGATGATGACAGTGTGTGCAG GTGCCAGCCTGGCTGGCAGGGTCCCCTGTGTGACCAGTGCGTGACCTTTCCTGGCTGTATGAACGGCCTCTGCGTGGAGCCCTGGCAGTGCATCTGCAAGGACGGCTGGGATGGACACCTCTGCGACCTAG ACATCCGGGCTTGCACCTCGACCCCCTGCGCCAACAACGGCACCTGTCTGAACCTCGAAGACGGCCAGTACGAATGCTCCTGCGCCCCCGGCTTCTCGGGAAAGGATTGTCAGAAAGTGGATGGGCCCTGCGTGGTGAATGG CTCGCCCTGCCAGCACGGAGGCAGCTGCGTGGACGATGAGGGCCAGGCCCCCCACGCCGCCTGCCTGTGCCCCCCGGGCTTCTCGGGCAACTTCTGCGAGGTCATGACCAACAGCTGCAGCCCCAACCCGTGCGAGAACCAGGGCATCTGCACTGACATCGGGGGCGACTTCCGCTGCCGCTGCCCCGCCGGCTTCATGGACAAGACCTGCAGCCGCCCGGTCAACACCTGCACCAGCGAGCCGTGCCTCAACGGCGGCACCTGCCTGCAGCACTCACAGGTGAGGTTCGAGTGTCTCTGCACGCCCGCGTTCGCCGGCCCCCGGTGTGGCCGGAAGCGCGCGGCGGGCCCCCCGCAGGTCACCCGTCTGCCCAGCGGTTACGGGCTGACCTACCGCCTGACCCCCGGGGTGCACGAGCTGCCGGTGCAGCAGCCCGAGCACCGCGTCCTGAAAGTGTCCATGAAGGAGCTCAACAAGAGCACTCCGCTCCTCTCCGAGGGACAGGCCATCTGCTTCACCATCCTGGGCGTGCTCACCAGCCTGGTGATCCTGGGCACCTTGGGCATCGTCTTCCTCAACAAGTGCGAGGCCTGGGTGTCCACCCTGCGCTACAACCACATGCTGCGCAAGAAGAAGAACCTGCTATTGCACTGCAACAGCGGGGAGGAGCTGGCCGTCAACATCGTCTTCCCGGAGAAGATCGACATGACCACCTTCACCAAGGAGGCGGGCGAGGAGGAGATCTGA